The Microbacterium sp. KUDC0406 genome includes a window with the following:
- a CDS encoding DUF3180 family protein, whose amino-acid sequence MKRTSPGLLAVLALLGAAAGFALDHFLTVSGRATFTPSLFLPVLLVLLAIVVVLLALPVRRSVRGGTRIDPFRALRAATLARASSLLGAILLGLGAGLGVFLWSRPVAPPVGSITAMIAVVVSSIVLIAAALLAEQFCTLPKDPDDREPDDPAE is encoded by the coding sequence GTGAAGCGCACCTCTCCCGGTCTGCTGGCGGTGCTCGCTCTGCTCGGCGCGGCTGCGGGCTTCGCCCTCGATCACTTCCTCACCGTCTCGGGAAGAGCCACGTTCACGCCATCGCTCTTCCTGCCGGTGCTCCTCGTGCTGCTCGCGATCGTGGTCGTGCTGCTCGCGCTTCCCGTGCGCCGCAGCGTGCGCGGAGGCACACGCATCGACCCGTTCCGCGCGCTGCGCGCCGCGACCCTGGCACGCGCGTCCAGCCTGCTCGGCGCGATCCTGCTCGGGCTCGGCGCAGGCCTGGGCGTCTTCCTCTGGTCGCGTCCCGTCGCTCCGCCGGTAGGGTCGATAACGGCGATGATCGCGGTCGTGGTCAGCTCGATCGTGCTGATCGCCGCCGCACTCCTCGCAGAACAGTTCTGCACCCTGCCGAAGGACCCCGATGACCGAGAGCCAGACGACCCCGCCGAGTGA
- the folK gene encoding 2-amino-4-hydroxy-6-hydroxymethyldihydropteridine diphosphokinase, translated as MKHPRPDRTLTQVSGFPDPRPAREAEVAVVALGSNLGDRGETLQRAAERLRRLPLVDEVRMSDPIETVAVHLSGPDPDAPRYLNAVALVTTRLAPEVLLGMLHAVEEEEGRVRRERWGDRTLDLDLIAYGSFASAEPHLHVPHPRAAERLFVLEPWLSLDPEAVLPGSGRVAELVASLRTDEDGTAGDQGAAR; from the coding sequence GTGAAGCATCCTCGCCCCGACCGCACTCTGACGCAGGTGTCCGGCTTCCCCGATCCGCGACCGGCGCGCGAAGCCGAGGTCGCCGTGGTCGCGCTGGGCTCGAACCTCGGCGACCGTGGCGAGACACTGCAGCGCGCAGCGGAGCGGCTGCGCCGGCTGCCGCTCGTCGACGAGGTGCGGATGTCGGACCCGATCGAGACCGTCGCCGTGCACCTGAGCGGTCCCGACCCGGATGCGCCCCGCTATCTGAACGCCGTTGCGCTGGTGACCACCCGTCTCGCCCCCGAGGTGCTCCTCGGCATGCTGCACGCGGTCGAGGAGGAGGAGGGCCGGGTGCGCCGGGAGCGCTGGGGCGACCGCACCCTCGACCTCGACCTGATCGCCTATGGCTCGTTCGCCAGTGCGGAGCCGCATCTGCATGTGCCGCATCCGCGTGCCGCGGAGCGGCTGTTCGTGCTCGAGCCGTGGCTGTCGCTCGACCCTGAGGCCGTGCTGCCCGGCAGCGGGCGGGTCGCCGAGCTGGTCGCCTCGCTGCGCACCGACGAGGACGGCACCGCCGGAGATCAGGGAGCTGCGCGGTGA
- a CDS encoding PH domain-containing protein, with the protein MTESQTTPPSDQNEPGAPVPPVTPPAPPAAPAQPPASVTPPPAAPPVVPPAPVVPPAPAAPAASAEAPQNPVSEPAVLDQGNYEALRTPRSEGALALDGTWHQISQRYVASQMVQNTLFIVLVAAAAAVLSFGFEQTWAWIPAGVLILVTLVTMVILPRQAKAIGYMLRSDDIVFRRGILWQRMVAVPYGRLQLVDITHGPLDRAFGVAQLKMVTAAATTGVQIPGLNQPAAEALRDTLIQVAETRRTGL; encoded by the coding sequence ATGACCGAGAGCCAGACGACCCCGCCGAGTGACCAGAACGAGCCCGGTGCGCCCGTCCCGCCCGTGACCCCGCCGGCCCCGCCGGCGGCTCCCGCGCAGCCTCCGGCCTCCGTCACGCCTCCTCCGGCCGCGCCGCCGGTCGTCCCGCCGGCACCCGTCGTCCCGCCGGCACCCGCCGCACCCGCAGCATCCGCCGAGGCACCGCAGAACCCCGTCTCCGAGCCGGCCGTGCTCGACCAGGGCAACTACGAAGCCCTGCGCACGCCGCGCTCCGAGGGAGCGCTCGCCCTGGACGGCACCTGGCATCAGATCTCGCAGCGCTACGTGGCCTCGCAGATGGTGCAGAACACGCTGTTCATCGTGCTGGTGGCCGCAGCCGCCGCGGTGCTGTCGTTCGGCTTCGAGCAGACCTGGGCCTGGATCCCGGCGGGTGTGCTCATCCTCGTGACACTGGTGACCATGGTCATCCTGCCGCGCCAGGCCAAGGCCATCGGATACATGCTGCGATCCGACGACATCGTGTTCCGCCGCGGCATCCTGTGGCAGCGGATGGTCGCCGTCCCCTACGGACGCCTGCAGCTGGTCGACATCACGCACGGCCCGCTGGACCGTGCCTTCGGCGTCGCGCAGCTGAAGATGGTGACTGCCGCCGCGACCACCGGCGTGCAGATCCCGGGCCTGAACCAGCCCGCCGCCGAAGCCCTGCGCGACACCCTCATCCAGGTCGCCGAGACCCGCCGGACCGGGCTGTGA
- the folP gene encoding dihydropteroate synthase has translation MTGIWGILNITPDSFSDGGRHMDPEKALAHAHRMRAEGAAVIDVGGESTRPGASRVPVAEEQSRVLPIIAALADSGIPVSIDTLNSETAVAAVEAGARIVNDVSGGLADERMLAAVAPTGADIAIGHWRGPSDDMYARAQYARAAREVAGELRERIAAAAAAGIAPSRVIVDPGIGFAKTGSQNWDVLRGLDEIVALGSRVLIGTSRKRFLAETLAGDADQQRRDLATAVTSALAARAGAWAVRVHDVAATRDALAVLEAWDGSIAGR, from the coding sequence ATGACCGGGATCTGGGGCATCCTCAACATCACGCCTGACTCGTTCAGCGACGGCGGGCGGCACATGGATCCCGAGAAGGCGCTCGCGCACGCGCACCGGATGCGGGCCGAGGGCGCTGCCGTGATCGACGTCGGCGGCGAGTCCACCCGGCCCGGGGCCTCACGCGTGCCGGTCGCCGAGGAGCAGAGCAGGGTGCTGCCGATCATCGCCGCGCTGGCGGACTCGGGCATCCCGGTCTCGATCGACACGCTCAACTCCGAGACCGCGGTGGCCGCCGTGGAGGCGGGCGCGCGGATCGTGAACGACGTCTCCGGCGGGCTCGCCGACGAGCGGATGCTGGCCGCCGTGGCACCGACCGGCGCTGACATCGCGATCGGGCACTGGCGCGGTCCGTCCGACGACATGTACGCGCGCGCCCAGTACGCGCGGGCGGCGCGCGAGGTGGCGGGGGAGCTGCGCGAGCGGATCGCCGCCGCAGCGGCCGCCGGTATCGCGCCCTCGCGCGTGATCGTCGACCCGGGCATCGGGTTCGCGAAGACCGGATCACAGAACTGGGATGTGCTGCGCGGCCTCGACGAGATCGTCGCGCTCGGCTCGCGGGTGCTGATCGGCACCTCGCGCAAGCGGTTCCTCGCCGAGACCCTCGCCGGCGACGCGGATCAGCAGCGGCGCGACCTGGCGACGGCCGTGACCAGCGCGCTCGCCGCGCGGGCCGGGGCCTGGGCTGTGCGGGTGCACGACGTCGCCGCGACGCGGGATGCGCTGGCGGTGCTGGAGGCGTGGGACGGCAGCATCGCCGGACGCTGA
- the folB gene encoding dihydroneopterin aldolase — translation MDQIVLTGLTVFGRHGVFDHERRDGQEFTIDLTLHLPLKDAAASDDVADTVHYGELAERVAAIVAGEPVNLIETLAERIADAVLEDDRVRLVQVTVHKPHAPIPLNFADVSVSVMRGRGQA, via the coding sequence ATGGACCAGATCGTGCTGACCGGACTGACCGTGTTCGGACGCCATGGCGTGTTCGACCACGAGCGCAGGGACGGGCAGGAGTTCACGATCGACCTCACTCTGCACCTGCCGCTGAAGGACGCCGCGGCATCCGACGACGTCGCCGACACGGTGCACTACGGCGAGCTGGCCGAGAGGGTCGCGGCGATCGTCGCCGGCGAGCCGGTCAACCTCATCGAGACTCTCGCAGAACGGATCGCCGACGCCGTGCTCGAGGACGATCGAGTGCGCCTGGTGCAGGTCACCGTGCACAAGCCGCACGCACCGATCCCGCTGAACTTCGCCGACGTGTCGGTCTCGGTGATGCGCGGCAGGGGGCAGGCGTGA